From Arachis stenosperma cultivar V10309 chromosome 2, arast.V10309.gnm1.PFL2, whole genome shotgun sequence, one genomic window encodes:
- the LOC130962575 gene encoding uncharacterized protein LOC130962575, with the protein MEVEDDDWDLTAEELDSLERDPFQKIAQLRDSSTPPSQQFNLQQHHFLKPPSANHSQPFPPNPISDSHPQRVKFSSFLHFMLFPILYSSWGLSSFAFLFALVGLNLSFVFGRRTTHSVFVLQSRWTLCLKELEHYPPSLKPGTKKDEPSKELPKFFVKLFLHSSGHVAAKFQYDQAMFHGRLWMFPLSSLSEAEKVLGEISNYKVQLEVVKGKIKSSKSKDESESLKFTQNNLINKIYTNSADAKIPAVLEYLGTVIEAGCKFLIFAHHQPMINAIHECLLKKKVGCFWIDGGTPGVHQGNNWLQISRKRIIYIKAAVVWWYFPLCISSMCFRYKHLFCCIVIFVL; encoded by the exons ATGGAGGTAGAGGATGATGACTGGGACTTGACGGCAGAAGAACTCGATTCTCTTGAACGCGATCCTTTCCAGAAAATTGCTCAACTTCGCGACTCTTCTACCCCTCCTTCTCAACAATTCAATCTGCAACAACACCATTTTCTAAAACCACCTTCTGCCAACCATTCCCAACCCTTCCCACCAAACCCCATTTCCGATTCCCATCCTCAAAGGgtaaagttttcatcttttcttCATTTCATGTTGTTTCCCATTTTGTATTCTTCATGGGGTTTATCTAGCTTTGCTTTCCTTTTTGCTCTTGTTGGGTTAAATTTGTCTTTTG TTTTTGGAAGGAGAACTACTCATAGTGTGTTTGTATTGCAATCCAGGTGGACGCTTTGCCTCAAGGAGCTAGAGCATTACCCCCCCTCATTGAAACCAGGGACAAAAAAGG ATGAGCCTTCTAAAGAACTGCCGAAGTTTTTTGTCAAACTTTTTCTTCATTCCAGTGGGCATGTTGCAGCGAAATTCCAATATGACCAG GCCATGTTTCATGGCAG GTTATGGATGTTCCCACTTTCTTCCTTGTCAGAAGCAGAGAAGGTTCTAGGAGAAATATCTAATTATAAAGTTCAG TTGGAGGTGGTAAAAGGCAAAATTAAGTCTTCCAAATCAAAAGATGAGTCTGAATCTCTTAAATTTACTCAAAATAATCTGATTAACAAG ATATATACTAATTCTGCAGATGCCAAGATTCCTGCTGTTCTTGAATATCTCGGAACTGTCATTGAG GCAGGTTGCAAGTTTCTTATATTTGCGCACCATCAGCCAATGATAAATGCAATACATGAGTGCCTTCTT AAGAAAAAAGtgggttgcttctggattgatGGAGGTACACCCGGTGTGCATCAAGGCAACAATTGGTTACAGATTTCCAGGAAAAGGATCATATATATCAAGGCGGCTGTGGTATGGTGGTATTTTCCGTTGTGCATTTCTTCGATGTGTTTCCGTTATAAGCATCTTTTCTGTTGTATTG TTATCTTTGTTTTGTAG